The uncultured Ilyobacter sp. genome has a segment encoding these proteins:
- a CDS encoding nucleoside 2-deoxyribosyltransferase, which produces MKKIYFAGSIRGGRENMEIYADLIEFLSSYGTVLTEHVGYKDLEERIENEKSDFAIYDQDIVWLRECDLVVAEVSQPSIGVGYEIGIAESLGKKIICLYNEEAPKRLSAMLAGNEKISTCFYNSIEHAKRCIEEALKNL; this is translated from the coding sequence ATGAAAAAAATATATTTTGCAGGTTCTATAAGAGGCGGTAGGGAAAACATGGAAATTTATGCTGACTTAATCGAATTCTTAAGTAGTTACGGAACTGTTCTTACTGAGCATGTTGGATATAAAGATTTAGAGGAGAGAATTGAGAATGAAAAATCAGATTTTGCAATATATGACCAGGATATAGTCTGGCTTAGAGAGTGTGACCTGGTAGTGGCAGAGGTATCACAGCCTTCTATAGGGGTGGGATATGAGATAGGTATCGCTGAGTCTCTGGGGAAAAAAATAATATGTCTTTATAACGAGGAGGCTCCTAAAAGACTCTCTGCTATGCTTGCAGGTAACGAAAAAATATCCACATGCTTTTATAACTCCATAGAGCACGCTAAGAGGTGTATAGAGGAGGCCCTAAAAAACCTTTAA
- the rfaD gene encoding ADP-glyceromanno-heptose 6-epimerase — protein MILVTGAAGFIGSALVWKLNEEGINDIVVSDKLRTEDKWLNLRKRDYADWVDRDELFDWLSVYENARKLTAVVHMGACSATTEQDGDFLMKNNYEFSKKLWEFCTNRNIKYIYASSAATYGIGEQGYNDDVSSEELKKLMPLNKYGYSKKYFDDWAFKQKETPKEWIGLKFFNVYGPQEYHKGRMASLVFHAFNQYKENNIVKLFKSHKEGYEDGWQLRDFVYIKDVVNVIKFFLDNETESGVYNLGTGKARSFYELALNTVRAAEDNYEIKGEDVIEFIPMPEDLRGRYQYFTQAEMNKLKKVGYTEEFHTLEEGVKDYVQNYLVKEDSYL, from the coding sequence ATGATTCTAGTTACTGGAGCTGCTGGATTTATAGGGAGTGCCCTTGTCTGGAAGCTCAATGAAGAGGGGATAAATGACATAGTTGTATCTGATAAATTGAGAACAGAAGATAAATGGTTGAACCTCAGAAAAAGAGATTATGCTGACTGGGTAGACAGGGATGAACTCTTTGACTGGCTGTCTGTTTATGAAAATGCTCGTAAACTAACTGCAGTAGTACATATGGGTGCCTGCTCTGCAACAACAGAACAGGATGGGGATTTCCTTATGAAGAATAACTACGAGTTCTCAAAAAAATTATGGGAATTCTGTACAAACAGAAACATAAAATATATTTACGCATCATCTGCTGCTACTTACGGAATAGGAGAACAGGGGTATAATGATGATGTATCCTCTGAAGAGCTAAAGAAGCTCATGCCTTTAAATAAGTATGGATATTCTAAAAAATATTTTGATGACTGGGCCTTTAAACAGAAGGAAACACCAAAAGAGTGGATAGGCCTTAAGTTCTTTAATGTATATGGACCACAGGAATATCATAAGGGAAGAATGGCCTCCCTGGTGTTTCATGCCTTTAATCAGTATAAAGAAAATAATATAGTAAAACTTTTTAAATCTCATAAAGAGGGATATGAAGACGGATGGCAGCTGAGAGACTTCGTATATATAAAAGACGTGGTAAATGTGATAAAATTCTTCTTGGATAATGAGACAGAATCTGGGGTATATAATTTAGGAACTGGAAAAGCTAGAAGTTTTTATGAACTGGCTTTGAATACAGTTAGGGCGGCAGAAGATAATTATGAAATAAAGGGCGAGGATGTAATAGAATTTATACCTATGCCTGAAGACTTGAGGGGTCGATATCAGTATTTTACCCAGGCTGAGATGAACAAACTTAAAAAGGTGGGTTATACTGAGGAGTTTCATACCCTTGAAGAGGGAGTCAAAGATTACGTACAAAATTACCTTGTGAAAGAAGACTCGTATCTATAG